A single region of the Microlunatus panaciterrae genome encodes:
- a CDS encoding ribose-phosphate diphosphokinase yields MTGDITVFSGSAHPQFAEEMCQILGVNLSPSRTTRFSNDCLQVQLRANCRQRDVYVVQPLVPPVQENLFELLLMLDAARGASAAHITAVIPHFAYARSDKKDAPRISIGARLVADMLESAGATRVLTMALHAPQVHGFFSVPVDHLSAVEELAEHFKTQNLTNTVVVSPDLGNAKMATQLARILGVPVAAGSKQRLADDTVVIDAIVGDVHGKDVIVLDDEIATAGSIIELLRKLRQEGVNRVALACTHGLFTGPAIDRLKQEPGIDEIVITNTVPLPPEKRLPNIVTRSVAPLFAEAVRRTHCGESVSSLFSDKITYGA; encoded by the coding sequence GTGACCGGCGATATCACCGTCTTCTCAGGTTCCGCCCATCCCCAGTTCGCTGAGGAGATGTGCCAGATCCTCGGCGTGAACCTTTCGCCGTCTCGCACCACTCGGTTCAGCAACGATTGCCTGCAGGTGCAGCTGCGAGCCAACTGCCGGCAGCGCGACGTGTACGTTGTGCAGCCGCTGGTGCCGCCGGTGCAGGAGAACCTTTTCGAGCTGCTGCTGATGCTGGACGCCGCCCGGGGCGCCTCGGCTGCCCACATCACCGCGGTCATCCCACACTTCGCCTACGCGCGGTCGGACAAGAAGGACGCGCCGCGCATCTCGATCGGCGCTCGGCTGGTCGCCGACATGTTGGAGAGCGCCGGCGCGACCCGGGTGCTGACGATGGCCCTGCACGCACCACAGGTGCACGGCTTCTTCTCGGTGCCAGTGGACCATCTCAGCGCGGTGGAGGAGCTGGCCGAGCATTTCAAGACCCAGAACCTGACCAACACCGTCGTCGTCTCACCGGACCTCGGCAACGCGAAGATGGCGACCCAGCTGGCCAGGATCCTGGGCGTACCGGTCGCCGCCGGCTCCAAACAGCGGCTGGCCGATGACACGGTGGTGATCGACGCGATCGTCGGTGACGTGCACGGCAAGGACGTGATCGTCCTTGACGACGAGATCGCCACCGCCGGGTCGATCATCGAACTGCTCCGCAAGCTGCGGCAGGAGGGGGTCAACCGGGTCGCCCTCGCCTGCACCCACGGTCTGTTCACCGGGCCGGCGATCGACCGGCTCAAGCAGGAGCCGGGAATCGACGAGATCGTAATCACCAACACGGTCCCGCTGCCGCCGGAGAAGCGGCTGCCCAACATCGTCACCCGATCCGTCGCGCCGCTGTTCGCCGAGGCGGTCCGGCGGACCCACTGCGGTGAGTCGGTCAGCAGCCTGTTCAGCGACAAGATCACCTAC